From Streptomyces griseorubiginosus, one genomic window encodes:
- a CDS encoding ABC transporter permease, with protein sequence MNSLIKLELTRALRNRKFLFFSVMYPSLLFLIIAGNADSTSKVDGTGLTLPTYMMVSMASFGALTAVLMGNSERIAKEREGGWVRQLRLTTLPGRGYVLAKTASAAVVSLPSIVIVFVVAAVVKDVRLDAWQWLTLTGAIWAGSLVFAALGVAIGYLATGDAVRPITMITYFGLSMLGGLWMPTTTFPQWLQDIAKWLPTHAYAALGQAIEQSRAPHAQDIAILVVSFALFAGGAAWLYRKDTLKA encoded by the coding sequence ATGAACAGCCTGATCAAGCTGGAACTCACCCGCGCCCTGCGCAACCGGAAGTTCCTGTTCTTCTCGGTGATGTACCCGTCGCTGCTGTTCCTGATCATCGCGGGCAACGCCGACAGCACGAGCAAGGTCGACGGCACCGGCCTGACCCTGCCGACCTACATGATGGTCTCGATGGCCTCCTTCGGCGCCCTGACCGCCGTCCTGATGGGCAACAGCGAGCGCATCGCGAAGGAGCGGGAGGGCGGCTGGGTACGCCAGTTGAGGCTGACGACCCTGCCGGGGCGCGGCTATGTCCTCGCGAAGACGGCGAGCGCGGCCGTGGTCAGCCTGCCCTCGATCGTGATCGTGTTCGTCGTCGCCGCGGTCGTCAAGGACGTACGCCTGGACGCCTGGCAGTGGCTCACCCTCACCGGCGCGATCTGGGCCGGCAGCCTCGTCTTCGCCGCGCTCGGCGTCGCCATCGGCTACCTCGCCACCGGTGACGCGGTCCGCCCGATCACGATGATCACCTACTTCGGCCTGTCGATGCTGGGCGGCCTGTGGATGCCCACGACGACGTTCCCGCAGTGGCTCCAGGACATCGCCAAGTGGCTGCCCACGCACGCGTACGCTGCCCTCGGGCAGGCCATCGAACAGAGCCGCGCCCCGCACGCACAGGACATCGCCATCCTGGTCGTCTCGTTCGCCCTGTTCGCGGGCGGCGCGGCCTGGCTGTACCGGAAGGACACGTTGAAGGCGTGA
- a CDS encoding ABC transporter ATP-binding protein, which yields MTTTAPVVAFDQVSKAYGDVRAVDGLSLTLRPGETVALLGPNGAGKSTTLDLLLGLKQPDGGSVRLFGTTPREAIVAGRVGAMLQSGGLMDEVTVAELVRLACALHPKPYKANDVLARAGIAQIADRKVNKLSGGQAQRVRFALATAGDSDLIVLDEPTTGMDVTTRQAFWATMREQADQGRTVLFATHYLEEADAIADRVLVLHRGRLLADGTAAEIKAKAGARRVSFDLEGTIDEAPLRQLPFLTGIDISGHTVRIQSSDADATVHALYGLGVYPRNLEVAGLGLEQAFVAITAAEEAKQS from the coding sequence ATGACAACGACAGCCCCGGTGGTCGCGTTCGACCAGGTGAGCAAGGCATACGGCGACGTACGCGCCGTGGACGGACTGAGTCTGACCCTGCGGCCGGGGGAGACCGTGGCGCTGCTGGGTCCCAACGGCGCCGGCAAGTCGACCACCCTCGATCTGCTGCTCGGCCTCAAGCAGCCCGATGGCGGCAGTGTCCGGCTCTTCGGCACCACCCCGCGTGAGGCGATCGTCGCCGGTCGCGTGGGCGCCATGCTGCAGAGCGGCGGGTTGATGGACGAGGTCACGGTCGCCGAGCTGGTCCGGCTCGCCTGCGCCCTGCACCCGAAGCCGTACAAGGCGAACGACGTCCTCGCCCGCGCCGGGATCGCCCAGATCGCCGACCGCAAGGTCAACAAGCTCTCCGGCGGCCAGGCCCAGCGCGTCCGCTTCGCCCTCGCCACCGCCGGCGACAGCGACCTGATCGTCCTGGACGAGCCGACGACCGGCATGGACGTCACCACCCGCCAGGCCTTCTGGGCCACCATGCGCGAACAGGCCGACCAGGGCCGTACGGTCCTCTTCGCCACCCACTACCTGGAGGAGGCGGACGCGATCGCCGACCGGGTGCTGGTGCTGCACCGGGGCCGGCTCCTCGCCGACGGCACCGCCGCCGAGATCAAGGCCAAGGCGGGCGCCAGGAGGGTCTCGTTCGACCTGGAGGGCACCATCGACGAGGCGCCCCTGCGCCAACTGCCCTTCCTGACCGGCATCGACATCTCCGGCCACACCGTCCGCATCCAGTCCTCCGACGCCGACGCGACCGTCCACGCCCTCTACGGCCTCGGCGTCTACCCCCGCAACCTCGAAGTCGCCGGGCTCGGCCTGGAGCAGGCCTTCGTCGCCATCACCGCCGCCGAGGAGGCCAAGCAGTCATGA
- a CDS encoding DUF6113 family protein, with product MSDRTSMLAQPLQRPSAGRAAAYLGLFVLGAVVGLAGSLVQGGWFPGGLLLALLGEAGLVLGGARAAGSRAGAVAPAGGWMVAVIFLTASRPEGDFVFAAGSGSYLFLLGGMAVAVICATLGLGRQPGGDAVRLGK from the coding sequence ATGAGCGACCGTACGTCGATGCTGGCCCAGCCCCTGCAACGCCCGTCCGCGGGCCGGGCCGCCGCCTACCTCGGGCTCTTCGTGCTCGGCGCGGTCGTCGGGCTCGCCGGATCGCTGGTGCAGGGCGGCTGGTTCCCGGGCGGACTGCTGCTCGCGCTGCTCGGCGAGGCCGGACTCGTGCTCGGCGGTGCCCGCGCCGCCGGCAGCCGGGCCGGGGCCGTAGCGCCCGCCGGCGGCTGGATGGTCGCCGTCATCTTCCTCACCGCCAGCCGTCCGGAAGGCGACTTCGTCTTCGCCGCGGGAAGCGGCTCCTATCTCTTCCTGCTCGGCGGTATGGCAGTTGCTGTGATCTGCGCCACCCTTGGCCTGGGGCGGCAACCGGGCGGCGACGCCGTCCGACTTGGCAAGTGA
- the mshB gene encoding N-acetyl-1-D-myo-inositol-2-amino-2-deoxy-alpha-D-glucopyranoside deacetylase: MTEQPARRLLLVHAHPDDESINNGATMARYAAEGARVTLVTCTLGELGEVIPPELRHLSGPALGEHRRGELTAAMRELGVTDFRLLGGAGRYQDSGMMGLPDNDDPACFWQADVDQAAAALVEVILEVRPQVLVTYDDHGGYGHPDHIQAHRVAMRAVELAADAGWEIAKVYWNRVPRTVGEQAFAELHVDLPGLPFDKAGVLDDVPGVVDDERITTEIDGTAYAAAKSAAMAAHATQIEVSGSYFALSNELAQPLFTTEYYELVRGEHGTTRETDLFSGIEGAS, encoded by the coding sequence ATGACGGAACAGCCCGCTCGGCGTCTGCTCCTGGTGCACGCGCACCCGGACGACGAGTCGATCAACAACGGCGCGACCATGGCCAGGTACGCGGCCGAGGGTGCCCGGGTGACCTTGGTCACCTGCACCCTCGGTGAGCTCGGCGAGGTCATCCCGCCGGAGCTGAGGCACCTGTCCGGCCCCGCCCTCGGCGAGCACCGGCGGGGCGAGCTCACCGCGGCCATGCGCGAGCTCGGCGTCACGGACTTCCGGCTGCTCGGCGGCGCCGGGCGCTACCAGGACTCCGGGATGATGGGCCTCCCGGACAACGACGACCCCGCCTGCTTCTGGCAGGCAGACGTCGACCAGGCCGCCGCAGCCCTCGTCGAGGTGATCCTGGAGGTACGCCCCCAGGTCCTCGTCACCTACGACGACCACGGCGGCTACGGCCACCCCGACCACATCCAGGCCCACCGCGTCGCCATGCGGGCCGTCGAGCTCGCCGCCGACGCCGGCTGGGAGATCGCGAAGGTCTACTGGAACCGCGTCCCGCGCACGGTCGGCGAGCAGGCCTTCGCCGAGCTCCACGTCGACCTGCCCGGCCTCCCCTTCGACAAGGCCGGCGTCCTCGACGACGTACCGGGTGTGGTCGACGACGAGCGGATCACCACGGAGATCGACGGCACGGCGTACGCCGCCGCCAAGAGCGCCGCGATGGCCGCGCACGCGACCCAGATCGAGGTGTCGGGGTCGTACTTCGCACTCTCCAACGAACTCGCGCAACCTCTCTTCACCACCGAGTACTACGAATTGGTCAGAGGGGAACACGGCACCACCAGGGAGACCGACCTGTTCTCCGGGATCGAGGGCGCGTCATGA